The following proteins are encoded in a genomic region of Nicotiana sylvestris chromosome 4, ASM39365v2, whole genome shotgun sequence:
- the LOC104220721 gene encoding UPF0481 protein At3g47200-like, producing the protein MADHIEIVTIDDQVPLLLHQTPLIIDAEKDGIKEWEKVDNLIEIKERDGQGRPGWQTNKSTNQILDEIYEDMENLAIKSTTIFKVNVALRESNPDAYTPKMISIGPYHKKYQELHSMEKYKLLYLRRFLRRKEGLDVESCIKELEELKDKALMCYDEIEDLIDGDHNTGQFLKMLLFDGCFLVEYIRERCGIKPIGEDMIIPGGCLDNQVSRDLLLLENQLPFFVLTKLHDMTKEETDELPFTKMVKWIFFHDLPKLTPASFNETISNAVEIKHLLQVIHMSCHPSEMKTNNLTGNISKEAEHSRKSLCCNLLQIIRSKEMPRDKDKLTWQDNMPNATELHEAGVGFSKVGNIYTCLAKDNLGDSTSLFDIRFENGLMTIPCFKVSDNTETVLRNFIAYEQQSPNIDPKYFSEFAVFMDHLIDSEKDVTLLRVKGIIANDIGDDKEVANLFNKIGKGVGISSDFHYKEVCGKVLQHCEQPWNRMKASLRRNYFHSPWAGVSTVAAVILLLLTVTQTVLSFISVLK; encoded by the exons ATGGCAGACCATATTGAGATTGTCACGATAGATGATCAAGTTCCACTACTACTCCATCAAACTCCTCTAATTATTGATGCTGAAAAGGATGGG ATAAAAGAATGGGAGAAAGTGGATAATTTAATTGAGATTAAGGAAAGAGATGGTCAAGGTCGACCAGGTTGGCAAACAAACAAATCTACAAATCAAATCTTAGATGAAATATATGAGGACATGGAAAATTTGGCTATCAAATCCACCACCATATTCAAAGTAAATGTGGCGTTACGTGAATCAAATCCAGATGCTTATACACCAAAGATGATCTCCATTGGTCCTTACCATAAAAAATATCAAGAACTTCACTCAATGGAAAAGTACAAACTGTTATACCTACGACGGTTTCTCCGGCGGAAAGAGGGGCTTGACGTGGAAAGTTGCATCAAAGAATTGGAGGAACTGAAAGATAAAGCACTAATGTGTTATGATGAAATAGAGGACCTTATTGATGGTGACCACAACACTGGTCAATTTTTGAAAATGTTGTTATTTGATGGCTGTTTTTTGGTTGAGTATATTCGAGAGCGCTGTGGAATAAAGCCAATAGGAGAAGACATGATTATACCTGGAGGTTGCCTAGATAATCAAGTAAGTCGTGACTTGTTGTTACTAGAAAATcaacttcctttctttgtccttacCAAACTTCATGACATGACAAAAGAAGAAACCGATGAATTACCATTTACAAAAATGGTTAAGTGGATCTTTTTTCATGATTTACCGAAGCTGACCCCTGCATCCTTTAATGAGACTATAAGTAATGCCGTAGAAATTAAGCATTTACTtcaagtaatacacatgtcatgTCACCCTTCAGAGATGAAAACTAATAACCTAACTGGGAACATTAGCAAGGAAGCAGAACATTCCAGGAAAAGCTTATGCTGTAATCTTTTGCAAATAATTAGGTCGAAAGAAATGCCAAGAGATAAGGACAAGCTGACATGGCAAGACAACATGCCAAACGCTACAGAGCTTCACGAAGCTGGAGTTGGattttcaaaagttggaaatatTTATACTTGCTTGGCGAAAGACAACCTTGGAGATAGCACAAGTTTATTTGACATTAGATTTGAGAATGGATTGATGACAATTCCTTGTTTTAAAGTCAGCGATAATACAGAGACCGTCCTCAGAAATTTTATAGCTTACGAGCAACAGTCACCAAATATAGATCCTAAATATTTCAGTGAATTTGCAGTTTTCATGGATCATCTTATCGACTCAGAAAAAGATGTCACATTGCTTCGCGTAAAAGGAATCATCGCCAACGACATAGGAGATGACAAAGAAGTGGCTAATTTATTTAATAAAATTGGGAAGGGGGTCGGTATTTCATCAGACTTCCATTACAAAGAAGTATGCGGAAAAGTACTGCAACATTGTGAACAACCATGGAACAGAATGAAGGCAAGTTTGAGGCGCAATTATTTTCATAGTCCGTGGGCAGGAGTTTCAACTGTGGCGGCCGTCATCCTCCTCTTACTCACAGTTACACAGACAGTTTTATCTTTCATAAGTGTTCTTAAGTAG
- the LOC104225052 gene encoding pyruvate kinase, cytosolic isozyme, with protein MANIDIAGIMKDLPNDGRIPKTKIVCTLGPASRSVPMLEKLLHAGMNVARFNFSHGTHEYHQETLNNLKIAMQNTQILCAVMLDTKGPEIRTGFLKDGKPIQLKEGQEITVSTDYDLKGDEQTITMSYKKLVVDLKPGNTILCADGTITLTVLSCDPAGGTVRCRCENTATLGERKNVNLPGVVVDLPTLTEKDKEDILEWGVPNNIDMIALSFVRKGSDLVNVRKVLGPHAKRIQLMSKVENQEGVVNFDEILRETDSFMVARGDLGMEIPVEKIFLAQKMMIYKCNLAGKPVVTATQMLESMIKSPRPTRAEATDVANAVLDGTDCVMLSGESAAGAYPELAVKIMSKICIEAESSLDYGAIFKEMIRCTPLPMSPLESLASSAVRTANKAHAKLIVVLTRGGTTAKLVAKYRPAVPILSVVVPVLTTDSFDWSISDETPARHSLVYRGLIPILAEGSAKATDSESTEVILEASLKSAVAKGLCKPGDAVVALHRIGAASVIKICLVK; from the exons ATGGCGAACATAGACATAGCTGGAATCATGAAGGATCTCCCAAATGATGGTCGTATCCCGAAGACCAAAATTGTTTGTACTTTAGGGCCAGCTTCTCGATCAGTGCCAATGCTGGAGAAGCTCCTTCATGCTGGAATGAATGTTGCCAGGTTTAACTTTTCCCATGGGACCCACGAGTACCATCAGGAAACCTTAAACAATCTTAAGATTGCTATGCAGAATACTCAGATCCTCTGTGCTGTCATGCTTGATACCAAG GGACCTGAGATTCGCACTGGTTTCTTAAAGGATGGAAAACCAATTCAGCTGAAAGAAGGCCAAGAAATCACTGTGTCTACAGACTATGACCTAAAAGGAGATGAACAAACAATCACGATGAGCTATAAGAAGTTGGTAGTGGACTTGAAGCCGGGCAATACCATCTTGTGTGCAGATGGTACCATAACCCTTACTGTTCTGTCATGTGATCCAGCGGGTGGAACAGTGAGATGTCGCTGCGAGAATACTGCCACCTTAGGAGAGAGGAAGAATGTAAATCTTCCGGGTGTGGTTGTGGACCTCCCAACACTTACAGAGAAGGATAAGGAAGATATACTAGAGTGGGGTGTTCCTAACAACATTGATATGATTGCTCTTTCATTTGTGCGCAAGGGTTCAGATCTTGTCAATGTTCGCAAGGTTCTTGGTCCACATGCCAAGCGCATTCAATTAATGTCAAAG GTTGAGAATCAAGAGGGGGTAGTTAACTTTGACGAAATCCTACGTGAGACAGATTCTTTTATGGTTGCTCGAGGTGATCTTGGAATGGAAATTCCAGTTGAGAAGATTTTCTTGGCCCAGAAAATGATGATATACAAGTGTAATCTTGCTGGTAAGCCTGTGGTAACTGCCACTCAGATGCTTGAATCAATGATCAAATCTCCACGACCTACCCGTGCTGAGGCAACCGATGTGGCTAATGCTGTCTTGGATGGTACTGACTGCGTTATGCTTAGTGGGGAGAGTGCAGCTGGGGCTTATCCTGAGCTGGCGGTAAAAATCATGTCAAAAATCTGTATCGAGGCAGAGTCTTCACTTGACTATGGGGCTATCTTCAAGGAAATGATCAGGTGTACTCCTCTTCCAATGAGTCCACTAGAGAGTCTAGCGTCATCCGCTGTCCGCACAGCCAACAAGGCTCATGCAAAACTCATTGTTGTCTTGACACGTGGCGGGACTACGGCAAAGCTGGTTGCCAAGTATAGGCCTGCTGTTCCTATTCTATCTGTCGTTGTGCCTGTCTTGACCACAGATTCTTTTGATTGGTCCATCAGCGATGAGACCCCGGCTAGGCATAGTTTGGTATACAGGGGCTTGATACCGATTCTTGCCGAAGGTTCTGCAAAGGCCACTGACTCCGAATCAACTGAGGTGATTCTGGAAGCTTCCCTGAAATCAGCCGTAGCGAAAGGGCTGTGCAAACCTGGTGATGCTGTTGTGGCACTTCATCGTATTGGTGCTGCATCCGTTATCAAGATTTGCCTCGTCAAGTAA